One genomic window of Arvicanthis niloticus isolate mArvNil1 chromosome 24, mArvNil1.pat.X, whole genome shotgun sequence includes the following:
- the LOC143437776 gene encoding uncharacterized protein LOC143437776, with protein sequence MPTSSTIHVLQLLRELLAFVLLSYTVLIGALLLAGWTTYFLVLK encoded by the coding sequence ATGCCGACCTCGTCCACCATCCACGTGCTGCAGTTGCTGCGGGAGCTGCTCGCCTTCGTGCTCCTCAGCTACACTGTGCTCATCGGGGCGCTCCTGCTGGCCGGCTGGACCACCTACTTCTTGGTGCTGAAGTGA